Proteins encoded in a region of the Isoalcanivorax pacificus W11-5 genome:
- a CDS encoding CoA transferase subunit B — MTLTREQMARRVARELQDGFYVNLGIGIPTLVANYIPDGMQVMLQSENGLLGMGPFPTEDTLDADMINAGKQTVTALPGASIFSSAESFAMIRGGHIDLTVLGAFEVDVQGNIASWMVPGKLIKGMGGSMDLVAGADNIIVTMTHCAKDGQSKLLPACTLPLTGAGCIRRVLTDLAYLEIADGAFHLKERAPGVSVDEIAGKTAGQLIVPDHVPEMTFA; from the coding sequence ATGACTCTGACACGCGAACAGATGGCGCGCCGCGTGGCGCGCGAGTTGCAGGACGGTTTCTACGTCAACCTGGGCATTGGCATCCCGACGCTGGTGGCCAACTACATTCCCGACGGCATGCAGGTGATGCTGCAATCGGAAAACGGCCTGCTCGGCATGGGGCCGTTCCCCACCGAGGACACGCTGGACGCCGACATGATCAACGCCGGCAAGCAGACCGTGACGGCGCTGCCGGGCGCGTCGATTTTTTCCTCGGCGGAATCCTTCGCCATGATCCGTGGCGGGCATATCGACCTGACCGTGCTCGGCGCCTTTGAAGTCGATGTGCAGGGCAACATCGCCTCCTGGATGGTGCCGGGCAAACTGATCAAGGGCATGGGCGGCTCCATGGACCTGGTCGCCGGCGCCGACAACATCATCGTCACCATGACGCACTGCGCAAAGGACGGGCAATCAAAGCTGCTGCCGGCCTGCACCCTGCCACTGACCGGCGCCGGCTGCATCCGCCGCGTGCTGACCGACCTGGCCTATCTGGAAATCGCCGACGGTGCCTTCCATCTTAAAGAGCGCGCACCGGGCGTCAGCGTGGACGAGATCGCCGGCAAAACCGCCGGCCAGCTGATCGTGCCCGATCATGTGCCGGAAATGACCTTCGCCTGA
- a CDS encoding CoA transferase subunit A, with amino-acid sequence MAGFDKRVASVEDALAGLQDGMTLIAGGFGLCGIPENLIRAIQQRGTRDLTVVSNNCGVDGFGLGVLLEDRQIRKIIASYVGENALFERQMLDGELEVELTPQGTLAEKMRAGGAGIPAFYTATGYGTPVAEGKETRAFDGRHYVLEHAIRGDFAIVKGWKADWYGNVIYRHTAQNFNPLAATAGRITVVEVEEIVPPGTLPPDQIHTPGIYVDRLLCGQFEKRIEQRTLSA; translated from the coding sequence GTGGCGGGATTTGATAAACGCGTAGCCTCCGTCGAGGACGCCCTGGCCGGGCTGCAAGACGGCATGACCCTGATCGCCGGCGGCTTCGGCCTGTGCGGCATCCCCGAGAACCTGATCCGCGCGATCCAGCAGCGCGGCACCCGCGACCTGACCGTGGTTTCCAACAACTGCGGCGTCGACGGCTTCGGCCTGGGCGTGTTGCTGGAGGACCGCCAGATTCGCAAGATCATCGCCTCTTATGTCGGCGAGAACGCGCTGTTCGAACGGCAGATGCTGGACGGTGAACTGGAAGTGGAACTGACCCCCCAGGGCACCCTGGCAGAAAAAATGCGCGCCGGCGGCGCCGGCATTCCCGCCTTCTACACCGCCACCGGCTACGGCACCCCCGTGGCCGAGGGTAAGGAAACCCGCGCATTCGACGGCCGTCATTATGTGCTGGAGCACGCCATTCGCGGCGACTTCGCCATTGTCAAAGGCTGGAAGGCGGACTGGTACGGCAACGTCATCTATCGCCACACGGCGCAGAACTTCAATCCGCTGGCGGCCACCGCCGGCCGCATCACCGTGGTCGAGGTGGAAGAAATTGTCCCACCCGGCACGCTGCCGCCGGACCAGATCCACACCCCCGGCATCTACGTGGACCGGTTGCTGTGCGGCCAGTTCGAGAAACGCATCGAGCAGCGCACGCTGTCCGCCTGA
- a CDS encoding LysR family transcriptional regulator, whose product MTLKQLRAFLAVAQTLSFAQACEQLHLSQSALSLTIKALEDQLGGRLFSRTTRSVSLTPEGEALLPLARRLLAEWSRTEHELRQRFALQQGHVSVAAMPSFAGNLLPPVLRVFREAHPGIRIRVHDVINEEVLDQVRARQVEVGIAFEPPPGSPLQFTPLYVDRFHAVLPADSALAMQADTDWATLLQYPFIALQAPSAVRVMLEERLAAHGMALPVEIESHQLATVGRMVACGLGVSAVPALCVRQMHELGARCVALRAPVIQRPVGILTRRDGELSTAAVAFCDTLQQAVTGFDLPR is encoded by the coding sequence ATGACGCTCAAACAGCTCCGCGCCTTCCTCGCCGTGGCCCAGACCCTGAGCTTTGCCCAGGCCTGCGAACAGTTGCACCTGTCGCAGTCGGCGCTGAGCCTGACCATCAAGGCACTGGAAGATCAGCTCGGTGGCCGGCTGTTCAGCCGCACCACGCGCAGTGTCAGCCTGACGCCCGAGGGCGAGGCATTGCTGCCACTGGCGCGGCGCCTGCTGGCGGAGTGGTCGCGGACGGAGCATGAATTGCGGCAGCGGTTTGCGCTGCAGCAGGGGCATGTCTCGGTGGCGGCGATGCCGTCGTTTGCGGGCAACCTGTTGCCGCCGGTACTGCGCGTGTTTCGCGAGGCGCATCCCGGCATTCGCATCCGCGTGCACGATGTGATCAATGAAGAAGTGCTCGATCAGGTGCGCGCGCGGCAGGTGGAAGTGGGCATTGCCTTCGAGCCGCCGCCGGGTTCGCCATTGCAGTTTACGCCGCTGTATGTGGATCGTTTCCACGCGGTGTTGCCGGCGGATTCCGCGTTGGCCATGCAAGCCGACACGGACTGGGCCACGCTGTTGCAGTACCCCTTTATTGCCTTGCAGGCGCCGTCGGCGGTGCGGGTGATGCTCGAAGAACGGCTTGCCGCACACGGCATGGCGCTGCCGGTGGAAATTGAAAGCCACCAGCTGGCCACGGTGGGCCGTATGGTGGCTTGCGGTCTTGGCGTGAGTGCCGTGCCGGCCTTGTGCGTGCGGCAGATGCACGAGCTGGGTGCGCGCTGTGTGGCGCTGCGGGCGCCGGTGATCCAGCGGCCGGTGGGTATCCTGACGCGCCGCGACGGGGAACTTTCCACGGCGGCGGTTGCCTTCTGTGACACCCTGCAACAGGCGGTCACGGGTTTCGACCTGCCGCGCTGA
- a CDS encoding porin, producing MFCINRKIAMTCLGALAVSPALAVELNTVGDTRFAIGGYVKAQGIFSNPDQGKSTFDATASESRMNFRSDSTVNGQEVTAFIEGDFYGSNATGSSSELRLRQAWVKVGNLTMGQAWSGYTQGIIAYDVVDIWGGGRGDLSGGNFRPTLVRYESHGFSVSMQDPVYESASFPDTTVTYTQNFEGGHILKGTVATREIENDDVAVGFSMAAKVMLGRNDIRVNAHYGEGLGAYSLVGVNDALAGDVENGDAVSQYGYRVGYRHFFTERLRGNVVHSRTELDDDNETLYKSTHVNLLYRLLPNMDVGVEWREYNLSLAALRPQGEQVEVMAKYFF from the coding sequence ATGTTTTGCATCAACCGAAAAATCGCGATGACGTGCCTGGGCGCGTTGGCGGTCTCGCCGGCCCTGGCGGTCGAACTGAACACGGTGGGGGACACCCGCTTTGCTATTGGCGGTTACGTCAAGGCGCAGGGGATTTTCAGCAACCCGGATCAGGGCAAATCCACGTTCGATGCCACGGCCAGTGAGAGCCGGATGAATTTCCGCAGCGACAGCACGGTGAATGGCCAGGAAGTGACGGCGTTCATCGAGGGCGATTTCTACGGCAGCAATGCCACCGGCAGTTCCTCCGAACTGCGTCTGCGCCAGGCGTGGGTAAAAGTCGGCAACCTGACCATGGGGCAGGCCTGGAGCGGTTACACGCAGGGCATCATTGCCTATGACGTGGTGGATATCTGGGGCGGCGGCCGGGGCGATCTGTCTGGCGGCAACTTCCGGCCGACGCTGGTGCGGTATGAGAGCCACGGCTTCAGTGTGTCCATGCAGGACCCGGTCTACGAAAGCGCCAGCTTTCCGGATACCACCGTCACCTACACGCAGAATTTCGAGGGCGGCCACATACTGAAAGGCACTGTCGCCACGCGTGAAATCGAAAACGACGATGTGGCGGTGGGCTTCTCCATGGCGGCAAAGGTCATGCTTGGCCGCAATGACATTCGCGTCAACGCGCATTACGGTGAGGGCCTGGGCGCCTACAGTCTGGTGGGTGTCAATGATGCGCTGGCGGGTGATGTGGAAAACGGTGATGCTGTGTCGCAGTACGGTTATCGCGTCGGCTATCGTCACTTCTTTACCGAGCGGCTGCGTGGCAATGTGGTGCATTCGCGCACGGAACTGGATGACGATAACGAGACCCTGTACAAATCCACGCACGTGAACCTGCTGTATCGCCTGCTGCCGAACATGGATGTGGGTGTGGAGTGGCGCGAATACAATCTGTCGCTGGCCGCGCTGCGGCCGCAGGGCGAACAGGTGGAAGTCATGGCGAAATATTTCTTCTGA
- a CDS encoding PLP-dependent aminotransferase family protein, with the protein MQRLTLAQRVAADITRQITEGALRQGDKLPSLREYMRLHGHSKNTVITAYEYLAGEGLIEARHGQGFFVCATPATPEAEPEPPPYARALDTIWMMRQQFVREPGHSHLGEGFPPVDWLMDMRLDKFNRQVVRSGITTLFRYGDRLGNINLRQQLVKKLAGYSISATPQQFVTTFGANHAMDLIIRRFVKPGDPVLVESPGYYPLFGKLQLQGARMLPVTRQVDGPDTTQLAHLLAREKPALFFMQSAGHNPTGTDLSAEKAQRILALARQHDLIVVENDAMADFKLSSSVKLSALDQFRRTLYLGSFSKPISAALRVGFIAGDEAMVSELADVKMLLHTSSAEYAERTVNVILREGNYLRHLSRLQERLRDATERGLAVLDELGAEVFCRPEQSLYLWARFPGVDDANELTRRCLERGVMLAPGSIFSVDRRHIVPWTRLNVAYLDDPAFRASLQP; encoded by the coding sequence ATGCAGCGCCTCACCCTGGCCCAGCGCGTGGCCGCCGACATTACCCGGCAGATCACCGAAGGCGCCCTGCGCCAGGGCGACAAGCTGCCGTCGCTGCGCGAGTACATGCGCCTGCATGGCCATTCCAAGAACACCGTGATCACAGCGTATGAGTACCTGGCCGGGGAAGGGCTGATCGAAGCCCGCCACGGGCAGGGCTTTTTCGTCTGCGCCACGCCGGCCACGCCCGAGGCCGAGCCGGAGCCACCGCCGTACGCCCGTGCGCTGGACACCATCTGGATGATGCGCCAGCAGTTCGTGCGCGAGCCGGGGCACTCGCACCTGGGCGAAGGCTTCCCGCCGGTGGACTGGCTGATGGACATGCGCCTGGACAAGTTCAACCGGCAGGTGGTGCGCAGCGGCATCACCACCCTGTTCCGCTACGGCGACCGGCTCGGCAACATCAACCTGCGCCAGCAACTGGTGAAGAAACTGGCCGGGTACAGCATCAGCGCCACGCCGCAGCAGTTCGTCACCACCTTCGGCGCCAACCACGCCATGGACCTGATCATCCGCCGCTTCGTCAAACCGGGTGATCCGGTACTGGTGGAAAGCCCGGGTTATTATCCGCTGTTCGGCAAGCTGCAATTGCAGGGCGCGCGCATGCTGCCGGTGACGCGACAGGTGGATGGCCCGGACACCACGCAACTGGCGCATCTGCTAGCGCGGGAAAAACCGGCGCTGTTCTTTATGCAATCGGCCGGGCACAACCCGACCGGCACGGACCTGTCAGCCGAGAAAGCACAGCGCATTCTCGCCCTGGCGCGCCAGCATGATCTGATCGTGGTCGAGAACGACGCCATGGCGGATTTCAAACTCAGCTCATCGGTCAAGCTGTCGGCGCTGGATCAGTTCCGGCGCACGCTGTACCTGGGCAGTTTTTCGAAACCGATTTCCGCTGCGTTGCGGGTCGGTTTCATTGCCGGCGACGAGGCCATGGTCAGCGAACTGGCGGATGTGAAAATGCTGCTGCACACCAGCAGTGCGGAGTATGCCGAACGCACGGTGAACGTGATTCTGCGCGAAGGGAATTATCTGCGGCACCTGTCGCGCCTGCAGGAGCGGCTGCGCGACGCCACCGAACGGGGCCTGGCCGTGCTGGATGAACTGGGCGCGGAAGTCTTCTGCCGCCCGGAGCAGAGTCTGTATCTGTGGGCGCGCTTTCCCGGCGTGGATGACGCGAATGAATTAACACGTCGCTGTCTGGAACGTGGCGTGATGCTGGCGCCGGGTTCCATCTTTTCCGTCGACCGGCGTCATATCGTCCCCTGGACCCGATTGAACGTGGCCTATCTGGACGACCCGGCGTTCCGCGCCAGCCTGCAACCGTGA
- a CDS encoding hydroxymethylglutaryl-CoA reductase, degradative, which translates to MSISSNLPGFRHLSPAERLDYLQTQLSLSDDEAGLLRNAGALPMEIADGMIENVIGKFELPLGLAGNFLINGRNVLVPLVVEEPSVVAAASYMAKLARPAGGFFTSSSTPLMRAQIQIVGLADPANARLSLLRHKQQIIELANSKDQLLNKLGGGCRDLDIHTFPSSPRGPMVVAHLVVDVRDAMGANTVNTMAEAVAPLMEKITGGTVRLRILSNLADLRLARAQVRIAPEHLETADYRGADVIDRIIDAYTFAAIDPYRAATHNKGIMNGIDPLIVATGNDWRAVEAGAHAYACRNGHYGSLTTWEKDAAGHLVGTIEMPMPVGLVGGATKTHPLARLSLKILGVQTAQELAEVAVAVGLAQNLGALRALATEGIQRGHMALHARNIALSVGARGEEVDAVVQRMVAARDVRADHAEALLRALRGA; encoded by the coding sequence GTGAGCATCAGTTCAAACCTTCCCGGTTTCCGTCATCTTTCCCCCGCCGAGCGGCTGGACTACCTGCAGACGCAGCTGTCCCTGTCCGACGACGAAGCCGGCCTGCTGCGCAACGCCGGCGCGCTGCCGATGGAGATTGCCGACGGCATGATCGAGAACGTGATCGGCAAGTTCGAGCTGCCGCTCGGGCTGGCCGGCAACTTCCTGATCAATGGCCGCAATGTACTGGTGCCGCTGGTGGTCGAGGAGCCGTCGGTGGTGGCGGCGGCCTCCTACATGGCCAAGCTGGCCCGGCCGGCCGGTGGTTTCTTCACCTCCAGCAGCACACCGCTGATGCGGGCGCAGATCCAGATCGTCGGCCTGGCCGACCCGGCCAACGCGCGCCTGAGCCTGTTGCGGCACAAACAGCAGATCATCGAGCTGGCCAACAGCAAGGACCAGCTCCTGAACAAACTGGGTGGCGGTTGCCGCGACCTGGACATCCATACATTCCCGAGCAGCCCGCGCGGCCCGATGGTGGTGGCGCATCTGGTGGTGGACGTGCGTGATGCCATGGGCGCCAACACCGTCAACACCATGGCCGAGGCCGTGGCGCCGCTGATGGAGAAGATCACCGGTGGCACCGTGCGCCTGCGCATTCTCTCCAACCTGGCCGACCTGCGCCTGGCCCGTGCCCAGGTGCGGATTGCACCGGAGCACCTGGAGACAGCGGACTACCGGGGCGCGGACGTGATCGACCGCATTATTGATGCCTATACGTTTGCCGCCATCGACCCGTACCGGGCGGCGACGCACAACAAGGGCATCATGAACGGCATCGATCCGCTGATTGTCGCCACCGGCAACGACTGGCGCGCCGTGGAAGCCGGTGCGCACGCCTATGCCTGCCGCAATGGCCACTACGGCTCGCTGACCACCTGGGAAAAAGACGCCGCCGGCCATCTGGTCGGCACCATCGAAATGCCGATGCCCGTGGGCCTGGTGGGTGGCGCGACGAAAACGCACCCGCTGGCACGCCTGTCGCTGAAGATTCTTGGCGTGCAGACCGCACAGGAGCTGGCGGAAGTGGCGGTGGCCGTAGGGCTGGCGCAGAACCTGGGCGCCTTGCGTGCACTGGCGACGGAAGGCATTCAGCGCGGCCACATGGCGCTGCATGCGCGCAACATCGCGTTGTCCGTGGGCGCGCGTGGCGAGGAAGTGGACGCGGTGGTGCAACGCATGGTCGCGGCCCGCGACGTACGCGCCGACCACGCAGAAGCGCTGCTGCGCGCACTGCGGGGCGCCTGA
- a CDS encoding hydroxymethylglutaryl-CoA lyase yields MDAVKLVEVGARDGLQNESRVLPAAVRAALINRLVEAGLTHIEAGSFVSPRWVPQMADTDEVLRQLVQRTGVTYSVLVPNSQGMAAAVASGCREVAVFAAASEAFSLRNINCTIEESLARFAPVIDKANAEGIAVRGYVSCVLGCPYTGRVAPQQVVAVSKRLYEMGCQEISLGDTIGAGTPGAVKQLVSACAVELPLASLAVHFHDTWGMAVANCLAALDAGVRTFDSSVSGLGGCPYSPGATGNVATEELVYLFSGLGLNTGVDLASLIQAGGYIDEQLGRTTSSRVARAWRAKHRVQHEEATG; encoded by the coding sequence ATGGACGCGGTGAAGCTGGTCGAGGTCGGTGCGCGCGATGGCTTGCAGAACGAATCCCGTGTGCTGCCGGCCGCCGTGCGGGCTGCGCTGATCAACCGGCTGGTCGAGGCGGGCCTGACACACATCGAAGCCGGTTCGTTCGTGTCGCCGCGCTGGGTGCCGCAGATGGCGGACACTGACGAGGTGTTGCGCCAGCTTGTTCAGCGCACAGGTGTGACCTACAGCGTGCTGGTGCCAAACAGCCAGGGCATGGCCGCCGCCGTGGCCAGTGGTTGTCGCGAGGTGGCCGTGTTTGCCGCTGCCTCGGAAGCGTTTTCACTGCGCAACATCAACTGCACGATTGAAGAAAGCCTGGCGCGCTTTGCGCCGGTGATCGACAAGGCGAACGCCGAAGGGATCGCTGTACGCGGGTACGTCTCCTGCGTGCTGGGTTGCCCTTACACCGGCAGGGTAGCGCCGCAACAGGTGGTGGCGGTCAGCAAGCGTCTTTATGAGATGGGCTGTCAGGAAATCAGCCTGGGCGACACCATCGGCGCCGGCACGCCCGGCGCGGTAAAACAACTGGTTTCTGCCTGTGCCGTGGAATTGCCGCTGGCTTCGCTGGCGGTTCATTTTCACGACACCTGGGGCATGGCCGTGGCAAACTGCCTGGCCGCGCTGGACGCGGGCGTGCGCACCTTTGACAGCTCCGTGTCCGGCCTGGGCGGCTGCCCTTATTCGCCGGGTGCCACCGGTAATGTGGCGACCGAAGAACTGGTCTATCTGTTCAGCGGCCTGGGCCTGAATACCGGTGTTGACCTTGCTTCGCTGATACAGGCCGGTGGCTATATCGACGAACAACTTGGCAGGACAACGTCATCCCGTGTGGCACGGGCATGGCGCGCAAAGCACAGGGTGCAGCACGAAGAAGCAACAGGCTGA
- a CDS encoding CaiB/BaiF CoA transferase family protein: MNNETGIPVARSGPLTGVVILDLTRVVAGPYCAMLLADMGATVIKIEHPQDPDLTREFPPLQGADGNAISGFFAQYNRNKMAVSLNLKQPAGRQTFLDMVRKAHIVIENFRPGTMEKLSLDYATLTEANPAIILTSISGFGQQGPNAPRPAFDSSAQASGGLWSMNGTVEEPMRVGTVLGDLSAALYGAIGTLAALREADRTGHGQWVDISQQDSIISLTENALVTYTATGKITVPEGNGHPFVKPYGRYACKDGYVFFGAYTDKFWREACIVFGDEALITDPEIDTMAKRFNPDVHDRRVKPIVEGWCARHTKAELEAMTGARFPLSPIKGIDEVVADPHVRQRDMVIPVQYQGVDFEVFGNPVKLSGGTCEQHASAPGVGQDNEAIYAGWLGKDEDELETLRRNGVI, encoded by the coding sequence ATGAACAACGAAACCGGCATTCCGGTCGCCAGAAGCGGCCCGCTGACGGGCGTCGTCATCCTGGATCTGACCCGTGTGGTGGCAGGCCCCTACTGCGCCATGCTGCTGGCGGACATGGGCGCGACCGTGATCAAGATCGAGCACCCGCAGGACCCGGACCTGACGCGCGAATTTCCGCCGCTCCAGGGTGCCGACGGTAACGCCATCAGCGGTTTCTTCGCGCAGTACAACCGTAACAAGATGGCGGTGAGCCTGAACCTGAAACAACCAGCCGGGCGCCAGACGTTTCTGGATATGGTGCGCAAAGCGCACATCGTGATCGAGAATTTCCGCCCCGGCACCATGGAAAAACTGTCGCTGGACTATGCCACGCTGACAGAGGCCAACCCGGCCATCATTCTCACCAGTATCAGCGGCTTCGGGCAGCAGGGCCCGAATGCACCGCGCCCGGCGTTTGACAGCAGCGCGCAGGCGTCCGGCGGCCTGTGGTCCATGAATGGCACGGTGGAAGAACCGATGCGCGTGGGCACGGTGCTCGGGGATCTTTCCGCCGCCCTGTACGGTGCCATCGGCACGCTGGCTGCGTTGCGCGAAGCCGACAGGACGGGTCACGGCCAGTGGGTGGATATCTCACAGCAGGATTCAATCATTTCGCTGACCGAAAACGCACTGGTCACCTACACCGCCACCGGCAAGATCACTGTGCCGGAAGGCAACGGCCATCCGTTTGTGAAGCCCTACGGCCGCTATGCCTGCAAGGACGGCTACGTTTTCTTCGGCGCCTACACCGACAAGTTCTGGCGCGAGGCGTGCATCGTGTTTGGTGACGAAGCGCTGATCACGGATCCGGAAATAGACACCATGGCCAAGCGCTTCAATCCGGACGTGCATGATCGCCGCGTCAAGCCGATTGTCGAAGGCTGGTGTGCCCGTCACACCAAGGCGGAACTGGAAGCCATGACCGGTGCGCGTTTCCCGCTGTCGCCGATCAAGGGTATCGACGAAGTGGTGGCCGATCCGCATGTACGCCAGCGCGACATGGTGATTCCCGTGCAATACCAGGGCGTGGATTTCGAGGTGTTCGGCAACCCGGTGAAATTGTCCGGGGGCACCTGCGAACAGCACGCCAGTGCGCCCGGCGTGGGTCAGGACAACGAGGCGATTTACGCCGGCTGGCTTGGCAAGGACGAGGACGAACTGGAAACACTGCGCCGCAATGGCGTGATCTGA
- a CDS encoding C4-dicarboxylate TRAP transporter substrate-binding protein, with protein MKRQVTAGLMLACTTLLGAFTLSAEARTLRYAIGHPPSSFVVDVAKEYAGAVESLSDGDLKVRVFPMSLLNFAETSGGVRDGMADIGFVLTSYFASEFPHSNVAVEASMLVGLLGDKVRGREGMVFMGALSEYTFFNCPECNREFARQGQVYTGSTGGSSYGLVCNRPVESEADLRGMRLRVGASNWSRWAEAVGASPVTMSANEMFEALSQGVVGCIVLAAPEIHNFGLTDVVKHITMDVPGGPMPIAGTNINTRTWKSLSPAQRTVMLRAASVFSAGVPWIYHQHEDRILSEAEDRGVTLHKADAALIEKTHAFVEQDMATIAEDYRRRYGVQNGAELITTFRALLDKWAGLVQDVDSEEALADLYWSEIFSKVDVNQHGL; from the coding sequence ATGAAACGTCAAGTGACCGCCGGCCTGATGCTGGCCTGCACCACCCTGCTCGGGGCTTTTACCCTTTCCGCTGAAGCGCGCACGCTGCGTTACGCCATCGGCCACCCACCCAGTTCGTTTGTGGTGGATGTGGCGAAGGAATACGCCGGCGCTGTCGAGTCACTCTCGGACGGCGACCTGAAAGTGCGTGTGTTCCCCATGTCGCTGCTGAACTTCGCTGAAACCTCCGGCGGCGTGCGTGACGGCATGGCTGACATCGGCTTTGTGCTGACCTCCTACTTTGCCTCGGAATTCCCGCACAGCAACGTGGCGGTGGAAGCGTCCATGCTGGTCGGCCTGCTCGGCGACAAGGTGCGGGGCCGCGAAGGCATGGTGTTCATGGGCGCACTGTCGGAATACACCTTTTTCAACTGCCCGGAGTGCAACCGGGAATTTGCCCGCCAGGGGCAGGTGTACACCGGCAGCACCGGCGGTTCTTCCTATGGGCTGGTATGCAACCGGCCGGTAGAAAGCGAAGCCGACCTGCGCGGCATGCGCCTGCGTGTGGGCGCGTCGAACTGGTCGCGCTGGGCAGAAGCGGTCGGCGCCTCGCCGGTGACCATGTCTGCCAACGAAATGTTCGAAGCACTCAGCCAGGGCGTGGTGGGCTGCATCGTGCTGGCCGCACCGGAGATCCATAACTTCGGTCTGACTGACGTGGTCAAGCATATCACCATGGACGTGCCTGGCGGCCCGATGCCGATTGCCGGGACCAACATCAACACCCGTACCTGGAAAAGCCTGTCGCCGGCACAGCGCACGGTGATGCTGCGTGCCGCCAGTGTTTTCTCGGCGGGTGTGCCCTGGATCTATCACCAGCATGAAGACCGTATCCTGTCGGAAGCCGAAGACCGTGGTGTCACGCTGCACAAGGCTGACGCAGCGCTGATTGAAAAGACCCATGCCTTCGTTGAACAGGACATGGCCACCATCGCCGAAGATTATCGCCGTCGCTACGGCGTGCAGAACGGCGCCGAGCTGATCACCACCTTCCGTGCGCTGCTGGACAAGTGGGCCGGCCTGGTACAGGACGTGGATTCCGAAGAAGCGCTCGCGGACCTGTACTGGAGCGAGATCTTCTCCAAGGTAGACGTCAACCAGCACGGTCTGTAA
- a CDS encoding FAS1-like dehydratase domain-containing protein encodes MTLLTDALRALIGTEVPPFEFEISRNDLKKYAVATGQTRRCYLDGDEAPLLFLFSAMMPVIPLDQLLPDGRQPDSPLIPELPLKRIMAGGSDYQIHRKVRPGDVLVCRQRLADLYEKNGSAGPLIFMVFENRFETRSGEPVVIERLTRIAR; translated from the coding sequence ATGACGCTGTTAACCGACGCACTGCGCGCACTGATCGGCACCGAAGTGCCGCCGTTTGAATTCGAGATCAGTCGCAACGACCTGAAAAAATACGCCGTGGCCACCGGCCAGACCCGGCGTTGCTACCTGGATGGCGACGAAGCGCCGTTGCTGTTTCTGTTCAGTGCCATGATGCCGGTGATTCCGCTGGACCAGTTGCTGCCGGATGGTCGCCAGCCGGACAGTCCGCTGATACCCGAACTGCCGCTCAAGCGCATCATGGCCGGCGGCAGCGATTACCAGATTCACCGCAAGGTACGCCCCGGTGATGTGCTGGTGTGCCGGCAGCGGCTGGCCGATCTGTACGAAAAGAACGGCTCGGCCGGCCCGCTGATTTTCATGGTGTTCGAGAACCGCTTCGAGACGCGCTCTGGCGAGCCGGTGGTGATCGAGCGGCTGACGAGAATTGCGAGGTAA
- a CDS encoding TRAP transporter small permease, translating into MYRLGRWLSRLTDATTLVGGLAIAMMMLHITADVVLRFVFSITIPGTITYVANYYMVIATFVPLAYAEKLNAHISVEVVTERLPQALQRHLANWLVLLSAVILGFMTVKTWTEALGKYEMNAALVEGGTTIITWPGYFMLPLGMGLMVVVLVYKFLVYLTGARCGLQVSDAERALKDEVRADSHAGEGARHE; encoded by the coding sequence ATGTATCGGTTAGGGCGTTGGCTTTCCCGGCTGACAGATGCCACCACCCTGGTGGGTGGCCTGGCCATTGCGATGATGATGCTGCACATCACGGCGGACGTGGTGTTGCGCTTTGTCTTTTCCATCACCATTCCCGGCACCATCACCTATGTCGCCAACTACTACATGGTGATCGCCACGTTTGTGCCGCTGGCCTATGCGGAAAAACTCAACGCGCATATCAGCGTCGAGGTGGTCACCGAGCGGCTGCCGCAGGCGCTGCAACGGCACCTGGCCAACTGGCTGGTGCTGCTCAGTGCGGTGATCCTGGGCTTCATGACCGTCAAGACCTGGACCGAAGCGCTCGGCAAGTACGAGATGAACGCGGCCCTGGTCGAAGGTGGAACGACGATCATCACCTGGCCAGGTTATTTCATGCTGCCGCTGGGCATGGGCCTGATGGTGGTGGTGCTGGTGTACAAATTTCTCGTGTATCTGACCGGCGCCCGGTGTGGTCTGCAGGTGTCCGACGCGGAACGCGCGCTCAAGGATGAAGTGCGCGCCGACAGTCATGCCGGCGAGGGGGCGCGTCATGAGTGA